The nucleotide window CCGCACCCTCAAGCTGATGCTGCGTGGCAAGGTCAGCCCGTTGGCGGCGCTACTGCGCCGGCCGGTGGACGGCATCAAGACGATCCGGCGAATTTTCTTTAAATGAGTTCTTTCCACCAAGGCACTGACATGCAAATCGCCTTCTACCCCGGATGCAGCGCACGTACCACGTGTGGTGAGCTACTGGACGCCACCCATGCCGTGGCAGACCGGCTGGGCATCACGCTGGAAACGCTGACGTCTGCCACCTGCACCGGCAGTCGTGAGATTCGTGCGGCCGACCCGGAGCGCTTCGTTGCGCTCAACGTGCGCATCATCGCGCTGGCCGAGGCGAAAGGCCTCGATCTCATGACGATCTGCAATACCTGTACGTTGAATCTGATCGAAGCCAAACAACGCGTGGACAACGACCCGGCGTTGCGTGCGCGCGTGGACCGCAAGCTCGCCGAGGAGGGGCTGGTCTACCGGGGCACGGCACGTGTGACGCACTTTCTCTGGTATCTGCTGGAGGAGGTCGGCGAGACGCGGTTGCGAGCACTCGTCAAAACGCCGTTGTCGGAACATCGGATCGCGGCGTTCTACGGCTGCCACATCGTCCGGCCGCCCTCGGTTTTCGGCGACACGGATGCGCGTGACGTCAGATCGATTGAAACGCTCGCGCAGATTTTGGGCTGCACGACCGTCGACTATTCCGGCAGAACGGCGTGCTGCGGTTTCCACTGCTCGGCGCAAAGCGACGTGATTCCCATCAAACTCAGCGGGCGCCACGTAGCTTCGGCGAAAGCGGCAGGCGCGGATGCGATGGTAACGCCGTGTCCGCTATGTCATACGGTGCTCGACACCTATCAGGACGACATGGCACGCGATCTGAACACCTCGCTCGATCTGCCGGTGCTGCATTTGCCACAGCTTGTCGGGTTGGCGTTGGGTATCGATGCGGCGGCGCTGGGGCTCAAGCGACACGTTGTGCCGGTTAAGGACGTGCGGCGGGGTCCGCCGGCGTTGCCGTGACCCCGGTTCATGGCAGGGTGTGGAAACAATTTCACCACCCGCGACCTATACTTTCTGAGTGATTTTGTTCCTAGAAGGAGGAGAAGATCATGACCCGAAAGTACATCGATTGCCGGGAGTTCCCGAGCGAGACGAACTGCTCGGTCGCGCTATGTGCTGATTCCGAAGGTGAATTGCTGGAGGCTGCCGTGCAGCACGCGATCACGGTTCACAAGCATACCGATTCGCCGGCGTTGCGCTCACAGTTGAAGACGCTTTTCCATGACGGCACACCGCCCGTAGATGCACCGCGTCACGGGTAATTAGCGACACAGAGTCACCAAAGACGACGCCCATAGTCGCCCTCTTCTCAAGCGGGCAAAGCCTTGGAGATTTGTCGAGTCTCCCTGCGATTGCCTCAGGTCCGGGCCACACAGCATGAGGTGTCTTATGACCCACTTATCCACCGAGGCAATCGGCGCGTTGAGCGCGTCCACAAGAGGCCAGGTGTTGCTGCCCGGCGACCCTGATTTCGATCGGTCACGACGTCTTTGGAATGCCATGATCGACCGCCACCCGGCTGTGATCGTGCGCTGCGCGGGTGTCGCCGATGTGCGCCGGGCCGTGGACTTTGCGCGCGATAACAAGCTGCCGCTCGCCGTGCGTGGCGGCGCGCACAACATCGCCGGCACGGCGGTGTGCGACGGCGGGCTGATGATCGATTTGTCGCCGATGACATCGGTGCGTGTCGATCCGGTGGCACGCCGTGCCTATGTCGAACCGGGCGCCACGCTGGGCGATTTCGATCACGAAGCACAGGCTTTCGGTCTCGCGACGCCGCTCGGGATCAACTCGACAACCGGCGTATCGGGCCTGACGCTTGGCGGCGGGTTCGGTTGGCTTACCCGGAAATACGGCATGACGATCGATAATCTCTTGTCGGCGGATGTCGTGACGGCCGACGGGGAACTGGTCCACACCGCTGCCGATGCGCACGAGCACCTTTTCTGGGCGATTCGCGGCGGCGGTGGCAATTTTGGCGTCGTCACGATGTTCGAGTTTCAACTGCACCCGGTCGGGCCGCAAGTGTACGGCGGCCTTGTCGTCTTGCCGTTGGCGCAGGCGAAAGACGCGCTCAAACGCTATCGGGTTGCCGCGCGCGATATGCCCGACGCGCTTTCGGTATGGGCGGTGTTGCGCCTTGCACCGCCGTTGCCGTTTCTGCCGGAGGCGGTCCACGGCAAACCGGTCGTCGCGTTTGCAAGCTGCTACACCGGTGCGCTGGAAGACGGCCCGGCGGCGCTGGCGGCGGTGCGCCAATTCGGTACCCCGTATGGCGAGCACCTCGGCCCGATGCCGTATGCCACGTGGCAACAGGCGTTCGATCCGCTGTTGACGCCCGGCGCACGCAATTACTGGAAGTCGCACAATCTGGCCGACTTGCCGGATGGGCTGCTCGACGTGTTGATCGACGCAATTGGCAAGCTGCCGTCGCCGCAATGCGAAATCTTCTTCGGGCAGATCGGGGGCCAGGCAAGCCGCTATCCGGCGGACGCTACGGCTTATCCGAGCCGCGATACCCAATATGTCATGAACGTGCACGGACGCTGGGACGACCCGGGCGACGATGCGCGATGTGTCGCGTGGGCACGCGCGTTTTTCGACGCGGCCGCGCCATTTGCACTGGGTAGCGCTTACGTCAATTTCCTGACACAGGACGAAGCGGAGCGGGTCGGGGCAGCCTATGGCCCGAACTACGAGCGTCTCGTTGCCGCGAAAACCCGGTATGACCCGCATAACCTGTTCCATCACAACCAGAACATCAAGCCGGCTCGCGATTAATACCCGAAGGGGCAGCCTCGATCGGGCGCAGGCCGATCGCCGGTCATCGTCTGCCCCAGTTGCCGGCGCGCGACGATTACGGTAGCGTTGCGCAAAATTGTCGGACCGCACTATCCACGCAAGCTGTCGTCAGAACAATGCATCGCGGAGGCTGCTATGAAACGGGGTTTGGGGCTCGGGGGAGTACTCATGGGCACGCTGCTGCTTGCGGCGTGTACGTTGCCAGGGGTGTCTGACAAGACACTGAGCGCGGTGGGCTATCTACCGCCAACCACGGCGGAGATTCCGCTGAAGACGGGGCCGACGGCGTCGACATTCGACTATCCGGTCATGTTCGGTACAACACGCAAGGCGTTGTCCGCCGGGGCAGGCTTCTCAGACGATCGGGATGAAGCGCTTCACTATGGCCGCGTGTTCGTCACGATCCCCAAAAATCACCGTGTGGGCTCGCTGGGCTCGGACATCGGCACGTACTTCGGAAGCGATCCGAAGCTGACCGTGAACCGTTTCGAGTCGATACCGGGAGAGGCGCAATTTCTTGCCATCGCGCAACGTGAACTTCGGCCGGTCACGGGCCCCGAAAGCGGCTATGTCGTGGTGTTCATCCACGGCTACAACAACGCCTTCAACGACGCGGCACTGCGCGCGGCGCAACTGGGGGCTGATCTGGATGTGCCTGCGAACAACATGTTCCTGTTTTCGTGGGCAGCGAGAAGCGGGGTCACCAAGTACACCTTCGACGAGGCAACCGTCGACACCAGCGAGGTGTATTTCCGGTCGTTTCTGGAGACGGTCGCCAAGGCGGCAAACGGGCGAAAGATTCATATCGTGGCGCACAGCATGGGGAATCGGGCATTGCTGCGCGTGATTGCGTCCGGTGTGAATACCGTCTCTTCGGAGCGGGGTATTCGGTTCGGTCAGATCATCCTCGCCGCGGCCGACGTCGATCGCGATCTGTTTGCGCAACTCGCACCGAACTATCTGAAAGTGTCGGACCGAACGACGGTCTACCTTTCCCCGTACGACTTTGCGGTGGCGGCGTCCAGCCATGTCCACGACTATCCGCGCGTCGGCTGTGGAACGGCCCCGCAAGTGGTCGTCCCCGGCATCGACAACGTGGTCTCGAATCTTCCGGAGGACTTCCCGTCACATGCTTATTTTGCAGAGACGCTCCCTCTCCTGACGGATATCAAGAACCTGATGCTGCGCAACACGCCCGCGCGCTCCGGGGATAAGTGGAAGCGGGTCGATGGCTACTGGGTGGTCGGCGGTGAGCCCAAGAGCGGGAAGGTTGTCTGCCGGACTCGCAACACGCTGATGCCCGCGGCCCGATAGCCAGAAATCAGATCGAGCGCGGCAGGCGCGTTACGTTGCCGCTTTGCCGCGCTCGGTGGCGAGGTGCCGCTCAAGCAAGTCAATATCTTCGCGCAGCAGCTTGATCACCCCGGCAGCGCCCGGTTCACCCGGTTGCCGCCCGGGCGCCTGCTCGACGGTGCGCAACGCCATATCGGCAATCTGCTCCGCGATCTCTTCGGCCTTGCGCGGGCCTGCGGGCGTGAACCACCACGCCGTCCAATTGCACATGCCGATGATGGAAAACGCGGCGACCTTCGCATCCATCACGCGGAACTGACCCCGCTCGATCCCCAATTCGATGGCATGCCGGAACTGCTCCAGCACGGTCCGGCGAGACTGCTCGGCCAGCTTTTTCTGCTTGGGCGGCAGGTTGTCCTCATTGCGCTCGACGACGCGAAATTGCAGCGGGTGCGTGAGAATCAGGTGCGCATGGCGCAGCACGAGATGGCGCAGCATCGCCGAGGGCTGCTGCAAGTTTTCCGGCAACGCCTCGGAGGCGAGCTCGCCCGCCGCGCGGGTGACCACCGTCGTGAGGACTTCGAGAATCGCTTCCTTGCTCTTGAAGTAGTAGTACAGCGCCGGCCGGCTGACGCCGACGACATCGGCAATGTCGTTGAAACTCGTGCCGTCGAATCCCCGGTCGATGAACAGCCGCGTAGCGACTTCCAGAATGTTTTCCCGCAACGCGTCGCTTTTGGTCTGTGCTTTGGTCATGGCCACTGTCTGGCGCGTCTTTTGACGCAGGCGTCAGAAAACCAACACCTTAACCAAATTCCCTCGCGGCGCAAAGCGCTGTGCCACGGTTGTTTACGGGTTTTTACTACTTCGTCAATTTTTTGCAAAAATGTTTACTCATTCGTAAAAAATTAAACTAGTATGTAAAAAAATGGAGGTGGCAGATGAGTCAACAGCAACAGGGTCGCGGCGACGGCCAGAGCGCGACCGCAGGGTTTCTGAACACGGACTGGAATCCGCGCGACCTGCCGCTTGGCGCGAGCACGCGCAACGTGGTGCTGCGCACGGGAGACGGCGCGGCCACGAGCGGATCGCTTTACGCCGCCGGGTCGCCTGATACGGTGGTCTGCATCATGCATCCGCGCGAATTCATGGCGTGTCATTACCTGATTCCGGATATCGTCGAAGCGGGCTTCGCGGCGTGGACACAGGCGCCGCGCTCGGTGGGTAACGACATGCGGCTCGAACACGAATTTGCGCTCTACGACGTGGCCGCCGGCATGCGCTTTTTGCGCGACGCGGGCTTCAAGCGCATCGTGCTGCTCGGCAATTCGGGCGGCAGCGGTCTTTACGCACTCTATGTGCAGCAGTCCGGTCTGGCGCCCGACGCGCGTATCGAACGCACCCCCGGTGGACGCCTGACAAAGCTGGCGTCGCTCGACATGCCGGTCGTCGATGGCGTGGTGTTCGTGGCCCCGCATCCGGGGCAGGGCGCGTTGCTGCAAACGTGTATCGACCCGTCGGTTGCCAATGAGCACGACGCACTGTCGGTCGATCCGACGCTCGATCCGTTCGACCCGGCCAACGGTTTCGTGCCGCGAGAACCCGGCACTCCCGCATCGTCACGTTACGACGCCAACTTCGTCACGCGTTACCGTGCGGCGCAAACGGCCCGCGTGGCCCGGCTCGATGCAATGGCCCGCGATCTGATCGCCGCTCGTCAAGGCGCGCGCGAACGGATGAAGCGGGAGGGCGGCAGTGCCGATGGTGCGCTGCGCCGTATGGCAGCCCACACACCGTTGATGACCGTCTGGCGTACCGACGCCGATCTGCGTTGCTTCGACCTCACACTCGATCCTTCGGACCGTCGCTACGGCTCGTTGTGGGGCAGCGACCCGTTCGCATCGAATTACGGATCGGTGGGTTTCGGGCGCGTCTGTTCGCCCGAAGCGTGGCTGTCGACGTGGTCGGGACTGTCGTCGAACGCGCTGCTCTCGAAAACGGCGGCTGCCATCGTGCAGCCGACGCTGCTCATCGAATACACGGGCGATCAGGCGTGCTTTCCGAGTGTGATCGCGGACATCTACGCGAGCCTCGGCACGACGCACAAATCCCATCGGCGCGTGCGCGGCGATCACCACGGCCGCGCGCTCGCACCTGAGGACGAAGCTGGGCGCTACGTCGCGGGACGCCTCTTGCAAGACTGGCTGCGCGAGACGTTTCCGCAATGACGGCACCAGTCACTCCTTTCTGGCCAACCTATTTACCCGAACTCCGGGAGACACGACATGAAGTTGAATGACATCCCCGCTGCGGATCTCGCCTTGCGTCTGCATGGCGTTGACCACACGGCCCGGCCGACGTGGCGATTGCGCGAAACCGTCGAGTTTTATCGCGACGTGCTCGGGCTGCCGCTGATCCACACGATCTCCGCGCGCGGCTGGGGACCTGCCACGCACCCCGATTTCCTGCATTTCTTCTTCGATAGCGGCAACGGCAGCACCATCGCGTTTTTCTACTATCTCGGCAGTGACGAGCCCGCGACGCTTGCCCGCCATCAGGGCAGTGCGCCGTTTCCCGACGATCATGTGTTCGACGCCACGCACACCGCATGGCTGGTCGATACGCAAGCCGATCTGCACGCGTGGAAAGCCCGTCTGGAAGCGCGCGGTGTCGAAGTGTCGGCCGAGACGGCGCACGAGGTGATCGAGTCGATCTACTTCCGCGACCCGAATGGCTATTTCATCGAGATCACCCGGAAGCTGCGCGCGCTGGCGAGCATCGACGCACGCGATGCAGCCGCCACGCTTGAGGCCGCGATGGAAATCGAAGACGAAGCCCGCGAGGGGAGCGCACCCTTCACGTGTATCGACGCCGTCTGGCTGCGCAAAGCGCAACGCCTTAATCAGCGCCTGCGCGAGGAGCGTCAGTCATGAGTGCCCAGCCGTTGCAGATTTTCGTATTGAACGTGCCGGAGTTCGCGTCACTGATCGATGCAGCACGGCGGATGCCGGAATGCCGCATCGAGACAGCAGGCGACTACACGGTGATTGCCAGCGACGTGCCGATTGCCTTCGAGCGCCGGGCGTTGGGGCTGAAGCCTGCTGTCTGGTACGGCCTTTTCACGGGCGGCCTCGACGCTCGGATCGACTACGAACGCGACATCGTGCGGATCGCTCCGCGCGCATAAGTTCGCGACAGACCATGCAGGAGACAGCATGAGCGGTATTCATCACCGTATTTATCATCGGATCGACGGCGTCACGTACTGTCCGCCAGAACTGGCGCAGCGATATTTCGCGTCGAACGCTTGGCGAGATACGACCCTTGGCGATGCGTTGCGGGCGACCGCCGCGCGTGTGCCGGATCGCCCCGCCTATCTCAGCGACGAGGCCACGCTGACCTTTGCCGAACTGGACGCGCGCAGCGAGCGGCTGGGCGCAGCGCTGATCGAACTGGGTCTGCGACCGGGCGAACGGGCGATCTTCCAGATGGGGACGACAGTCGATACGGTCGTCGCGCTGATGGGCGCCTACAAGGCGGGCGTGGTGCCGGTTTGCGCGGTGCCGCA belongs to Pandoraea norimbergensis and includes:
- a CDS encoding CoB--CoM heterodisulfide reductase iron-sulfur subunit B family protein; amino-acid sequence: MSSFHQGTDMQIAFYPGCSARTTCGELLDATHAVADRLGITLETLTSATCTGSREIRAADPERFVALNVRIIALAEAKGLDLMTICNTCTLNLIEAKQRVDNDPALRARVDRKLAEEGLVYRGTARVTHFLWYLLEEVGETRLRALVKTPLSEHRIAAFYGCHIVRPPSVFGDTDARDVRSIETLAQILGCTTVDYSGRTACCGFHCSAQSDVIPIKLSGRHVASAKAAGADAMVTPCPLCHTVLDTYQDDMARDLNTSLDLPVLHLPQLVGLALGIDAAALGLKRHVVPVKDVRRGPPALP
- a CDS encoding DUF1059 domain-containing protein, giving the protein MTRKYIDCREFPSETNCSVALCADSEGELLEAAVQHAITVHKHTDSPALRSQLKTLFHDGTPPVDAPRHG
- a CDS encoding FAD-binding oxidoreductase, producing MTHLSTEAIGALSASTRGQVLLPGDPDFDRSRRLWNAMIDRHPAVIVRCAGVADVRRAVDFARDNKLPLAVRGGAHNIAGTAVCDGGLMIDLSPMTSVRVDPVARRAYVEPGATLGDFDHEAQAFGLATPLGINSTTGVSGLTLGGGFGWLTRKYGMTIDNLLSADVVTADGELVHTAADAHEHLFWAIRGGGGNFGVVTMFEFQLHPVGPQVYGGLVVLPLAQAKDALKRYRVAARDMPDALSVWAVLRLAPPLPFLPEAVHGKPVVAFASCYTGALEDGPAALAAVRQFGTPYGEHLGPMPYATWQQAFDPLLTPGARNYWKSHNLADLPDGLLDVLIDAIGKLPSPQCEIFFGQIGGQASRYPADATAYPSRDTQYVMNVHGRWDDPGDDARCVAWARAFFDAAAPFALGSAYVNFLTQDEAERVGAAYGPNYERLVAAKTRYDPHNLFHHNQNIKPARD
- a CDS encoding alpha/beta hydrolase — translated: MKRGLGLGGVLMGTLLLAACTLPGVSDKTLSAVGYLPPTTAEIPLKTGPTASTFDYPVMFGTTRKALSAGAGFSDDRDEALHYGRVFVTIPKNHRVGSLGSDIGTYFGSDPKLTVNRFESIPGEAQFLAIAQRELRPVTGPESGYVVVFIHGYNNAFNDAALRAAQLGADLDVPANNMFLFSWAARSGVTKYTFDEATVDTSEVYFRSFLETVAKAANGRKIHIVAHSMGNRALLRVIASGVNTVSSERGIRFGQIILAAADVDRDLFAQLAPNYLKVSDRTTVYLSPYDFAVAASSHVHDYPRVGCGTAPQVVVPGIDNVVSNLPEDFPSHAYFAETLPLLTDIKNLMLRNTPARSGDKWKRVDGYWVVGGEPKSGKVVCRTRNTLMPAAR
- a CDS encoding TetR/AcrR family transcriptional regulator, giving the protein MTKAQTKSDALRENILEVATRLFIDRGFDGTSFNDIADVVGVSRPALYYYFKSKEAILEVLTTVVTRAAGELASEALPENLQQPSAMLRHLVLRHAHLILTHPLQFRVVERNEDNLPPKQKKLAEQSRRTVLEQFRHAIELGIERGQFRVMDAKVAAFSIIGMCNWTAWWFTPAGPRKAEEIAEQIADMALRTVEQAPGRQPGEPGAAGVIKLLREDIDLLERHLATERGKAAT
- a CDS encoding alpha/beta fold hydrolase; the encoded protein is MSQQQQGRGDGQSATAGFLNTDWNPRDLPLGASTRNVVLRTGDGAATSGSLYAAGSPDTVVCIMHPREFMACHYLIPDIVEAGFAAWTQAPRSVGNDMRLEHEFALYDVAAGMRFLRDAGFKRIVLLGNSGGSGLYALYVQQSGLAPDARIERTPGGRLTKLASLDMPVVDGVVFVAPHPGQGALLQTCIDPSVANEHDALSVDPTLDPFDPANGFVPREPGTPASSRYDANFVTRYRAAQTARVARLDAMARDLIAARQGARERMKREGGSADGALRRMAAHTPLMTVWRTDADLRCFDLTLDPSDRRYGSLWGSDPFASNYGSVGFGRVCSPEAWLSTWSGLSSNALLSKTAAAIVQPTLLIEYTGDQACFPSVIADIYASLGTTHKSHRRVRGDHHGRALAPEDEAGRYVAGRLLQDWLRETFPQ
- a CDS encoding VOC family protein, whose protein sequence is MKLNDIPAADLALRLHGVDHTARPTWRLRETVEFYRDVLGLPLIHTISARGWGPATHPDFLHFFFDSGNGSTIAFFYYLGSDEPATLARHQGSAPFPDDHVFDATHTAWLVDTQADLHAWKARLEARGVEVSAETAHEVIESIYFRDPNGYFIEITRKLRALASIDARDAAATLEAAMEIEDEAREGSAPFTCIDAVWLRKAQRLNQRLREERQS